Proteins from one Vibrio pomeroyi genomic window:
- a CDS encoding LamG domain-containing protein, translating to MEYKYNLRGELINEKADNEFNYYAVDALGNRLSISKGEFSSDLNPITLTAPDNYSIRNLSQSITFTWLPIKGASYYDFWFGDEPGKLRQFKTGITTTSLKLDLSHISDSHSRYWNVVAHDGKGANSKSPIYTFSALDSDRDQLPDHIEDKLCMSSQTPDSDNDGLLDSQEIRFGESIIMTSLPCLQDSDFDGIEDAYEVEAGSDPMVVDSYRGDNWSLYVDWIAKKHEQQQLKVVSERRLLDVRNTNGYAISGFAPGSEAMSMTYWVKHAESHEQQTMGSDDDSGRRFYAGIDQENSVTFGVGNKAVTLSKVKIEDEDWTHVALVYSSSVAEIYINGQLKHTMRSLAFKEASQYALWIGTRHHKRAWQPESIEGVIDNLSVWNVALSQQDVAKSMFSLDKVTSNNLLGFYDFNESRGEWVKNRVTNKFDLKLVAGAKLKLEENYIDSDSDGIPDIFESALCSDSHNSDSDADGIPDGEELGIGSSLDVTSNPCNADTDNDGIADGFEYHHSMNPALNDALKSNLGSKISYWQKYVSYVEKRDSEVQVIEEDRHFDVTGSNTYAISGLSNNKEDFSLMYWFKPKDKSEQYSGFDGKGWHQTKLGIGFNNTIKGIINTSFYPGRVNPNITLDNWHHFAFVWDSNTYTTQVYLDGNLAYSSRVPTWFNRKEILAIWIGALNDSSQPKYFMNGILDNVQIWNQTLEQHQVRRYMTEAPQVNIQGLVASYDFSTSRGDWVMNQVSGRFDLKLTDVTRLKPEDKERDSDGDGLSDAFELGKCLDVYNSDSDEDGILDKNELTPLAPLKSTDPCISDTDNDGIDDKFEQDNGMDPTKHDLDVLNDKEIANWETYAEESVSRLLDQDKKVQHLDGELNLSNSLGYAISDIQREKNADETTLMYWFKPSKQGLDQFSGVQTEMYKGSYLGISGNDKPLVRSNYQELQSDITIKSGQWIHLAIVISQSTQKFFVNGQLEQIIDKRNKNFESSYTLWFGAVNYKGLDVKHQNGQVDDIQLWNKALNQKDIINYMRKRPDSTNENLVAWYDFSNHLGAWVKNRANGKYDLKLVKGAHIIESEQTNDSDRDGLSDEFEATYCTDPGVLDSDGDGLNDGDELNQGFLINGQKFTTNPCSSDTDNDGIDDAFEISNGMNPTLADGHLIDAEVNKPNWDRYVEYINRSDAFQSASEQTVPGVFDVEGSKGYAITGYYPASHPVTIMFWYKPNEKLFVYDQSLSGVTDVNSSSSLALGQSMYGVMYRTKKYGEQAYDHDLVNEQWNHIALTIGGEFTTLYVNGQQALLSKNTLTSIAYPFFLGAANFEGLARRHMNGKLDNVMKWQRELTREEVRRFMITSPNPESDSTLEWLYRFDDTKNGWVKNEVTNLYDLKLVHGAKISAERPFVDLDKDGLDDKLELASCLDETQADTDGDGLLDGQEYGVNSQYLTITDPCLWDSDRDNIPDDFELEQNSDPLQSNAGKSSVNHPNLSLWEAYAQHQVEQLSQDDIIESSRSLQLTDNNGYAITNHFSLSHDMTLMFWVKYQPSKEQRSGNMDTHKLGFSYDKVKYGDERSTSYTATKLNSDEWAHLALVLSNQGKAKLYFNGQLVDEKYPSRADLPNVWATYLGAVNDVGFSKEHMKGLLDNVGIWERSLNATEIYQYMFTAPKASDSNLAAWYDFTHSQGDWVKNKATGRYDLKLTQGAYLVAEPTDEDTDGDGLVNRLELAFCTDGLTADSDGDGVNDGDELSVGKPFILITNPCDPDSDNDGLTDDFERSHGSDGLITDANFDSNGNGISNWDEYRKIQTEQLPETVVEFGALSASKGYAITSFFPENGDSTLMYWFKSTSEESQLSGVSETADQHYYVGIQYAQKKFAWGEDKSSGYSFREAEYSTDDWNHIALVVNDDHIQLYLNGQLTKETIRSWSTISAPFEHALWLGALNKSGMASDFYTGLIDNVQIWDRALSEPELHRFMALHPKEHIEGLIASYDFSSVKGEWVKNHANDQFDLKLVDDIELESHQVNDTDLDTIPDYVEAKMCVDATTNDTDHDGLSDRQELEILVSACDPDIDGDSMFDGFELEEGSALRVRDGNKDSNSDGITNWYSFTDWYKAVKLAQGEQGISISSGVLQLDGDKNSHVITGVYPNSEDKTLMFDIKFNQLKGLLQYVGSDDNNKHRFYIGLNKNGDLSYGVGDESRNNSASLNSEQWYHFTLRYQAPNAQAYIDGQLVGTLSNIRFSGQSTEPITFGGAYPVNAQIDNVQLWNRALTDEELINRRSKVSSGPESSLAMHYDFEFRLGPLIMNKATNKLDALLSAESLLIETPLNP from the coding sequence GTGGAATATAAATACAATCTACGTGGAGAATTAATCAATGAAAAAGCCGATAATGAATTTAACTATTATGCTGTTGATGCTCTTGGTAATCGTCTAAGTATAAGCAAAGGCGAGTTTTCTTCAGACCTTAATCCTATCACACTGACTGCTCCAGATAATTATTCGATAAGAAACTTGTCACAATCCATTACTTTTACTTGGTTACCAATTAAAGGCGCTTCCTATTACGATTTTTGGTTTGGCGATGAACCAGGAAAATTACGTCAATTTAAAACTGGTATCACAACTACTTCACTAAAGTTGGATTTGTCTCATATTTCAGATAGCCATTCTAGATATTGGAACGTTGTCGCGCATGATGGGAAAGGCGCTAACTCCAAAAGTCCAATTTATACTTTCTCTGCACTAGATAGTGATCGAGACCAATTGCCCGATCACATCGAAGACAAGCTATGCATGTCTTCGCAAACCCCTGATTCTGATAATGATGGCCTTTTAGATAGTCAAGAAATACGTTTTGGTGAATCAATAATTATGACCTCACTTCCTTGCTTACAAGATAGTGATTTTGATGGAATCGAAGACGCGTATGAAGTTGAAGCTGGCAGTGATCCAATGGTGGTTGATAGCTATCGAGGAGATAACTGGTCGCTTTATGTTGATTGGATTGCGAAGAAACATGAGCAACAGCAACTGAAAGTTGTATCCGAACGCAGATTGTTAGATGTAAGAAATACCAATGGTTATGCAATTTCTGGGTTTGCTCCAGGTAGTGAAGCGATGAGTATGACTTACTGGGTTAAACACGCTGAAAGTCACGAACAACAGACAATGGGTAGTGACGATGATAGTGGTCGTCGGTTCTATGCCGGTATTGATCAAGAAAATAGTGTCACGTTCGGTGTTGGAAATAAAGCTGTCACGTTAAGTAAAGTGAAGATTGAGGATGAGGATTGGACGCATGTCGCCTTGGTCTATTCAAGCTCTGTGGCAGAAATATATATTAATGGTCAATTAAAACACACGATGAGATCTTTGGCATTTAAAGAAGCCAGCCAATATGCCCTTTGGATTGGTACTCGTCATCACAAGCGAGCTTGGCAACCAGAAAGTATTGAGGGGGTGATCGATAATCTTAGTGTTTGGAATGTAGCGCTATCACAACAAGATGTCGCAAAAAGCATGTTTAGTCTCGACAAAGTGACAAGTAATAACTTACTTGGCTTTTACGACTTTAATGAAAGCCGCGGCGAGTGGGTCAAAAATAGAGTAACGAATAAGTTTGACCTGAAGCTAGTAGCTGGAGCGAAGTTGAAGCTTGAAGAAAACTATATCGACTCAGATAGTGACGGTATACCTGATATATTCGAGAGTGCTTTGTGTAGTGATAGTCATAACTCAGACAGTGATGCGGATGGTATTCCTGACGGTGAAGAGCTAGGTATTGGCTCATCGTTAGATGTGACTTCCAATCCATGCAATGCCGACACTGACAACGATGGTATCGCAGATGGCTTTGAATATCACCACTCAATGAACCCGGCGCTGAACGATGCGCTGAAAAGTAACTTAGGTTCAAAGATCAGTTATTGGCAAAAGTATGTTTCTTACGTTGAAAAGAGAGACAGTGAGGTTCAGGTTATTGAAGAAGATAGGCACTTCGATGTAACAGGCAGCAATACTTATGCTATTTCTGGATTGTCGAATAATAAAGAAGACTTTTCCTTAATGTACTGGTTTAAACCTAAGGATAAATCCGAACAATATTCTGGATTTGACGGTAAAGGGTGGCACCAAACAAAATTAGGAATCGGTTTCAATAACACCATAAAAGGAATTATTAATACTTCTTTTTATCCTGGGAGAGTCAACCCAAATATTACTCTTGATAATTGGCATCATTTTGCTTTCGTTTGGGATTCTAACACTTATACCACTCAAGTTTATCTTGATGGAAATTTAGCTTACTCGAGTCGTGTGCCAACTTGGTTTAATAGAAAAGAGATACTCGCGATATGGATCGGAGCATTGAATGATTCGAGTCAGCCGAAATATTTCATGAATGGCATTCTTGATAACGTGCAGATTTGGAATCAAACCCTAGAGCAACATCAGGTTCGTCGTTACATGACCGAAGCACCTCAAGTAAACATTCAAGGGCTTGTTGCATCCTATGATTTTTCTACATCACGCGGTGACTGGGTAATGAATCAAGTGAGTGGTCGCTTTGATCTCAAGTTGACTGACGTTACTCGCTTAAAACCAGAAGACAAAGAGCGAGACAGTGATGGCGATGGCCTTTCTGATGCTTTTGAATTAGGGAAATGCTTGGACGTATATAACAGTGATAGTGATGAGGATGGAATTTTAGATAAAAATGAACTGACACCCTTGGCACCTTTAAAATCCACAGACCCTTGTATTAGTGATACCGATAACGATGGTATTGATGACAAATTTGAGCAAGACAATGGTATGGATCCAACAAAACATGACCTTGATGTATTAAATGATAAAGAGATTGCCAACTGGGAAACCTATGCCGAAGAGAGTGTGAGTCGCCTATTAGATCAAGACAAAAAAGTGCAACACTTAGATGGTGAGTTGAACCTGTCGAACAGTTTAGGTTATGCAATTTCTGATATTCAACGAGAGAAGAACGCCGACGAAACTACATTGATGTATTGGTTTAAGCCAAGCAAGCAGGGTTTAGATCAATTTAGTGGTGTACAAACTGAGATGTATAAAGGCAGTTACCTGGGTATTAGTGGAAATGATAAACCGCTAGTTCGTTCAAATTATCAAGAACTTCAATCAGATATTACGATCAAATCAGGTCAATGGATCCACTTGGCGATTGTTATCTCTCAAAGTACCCAAAAGTTTTTTGTTAACGGGCAATTAGAGCAAATTATTGATAAACGAAATAAAAATTTTGAGTCCTCTTATACACTTTGGTTTGGCGCGGTTAATTACAAAGGCTTGGATGTGAAACATCAAAATGGTCAAGTTGATGATATTCAGCTTTGGAATAAGGCTCTTAACCAAAAGGATATAATCAATTACATGCGTAAGCGTCCTGATAGCACTAACGAAAACCTTGTCGCTTGGTACGACTTCTCAAATCATCTTGGTGCTTGGGTTAAAAATAGGGCAAATGGGAAATATGATCTGAAATTGGTGAAGGGTGCACATATCATTGAATCTGAGCAAACTAACGACAGTGACAGAGATGGGTTAAGCGACGAGTTTGAAGCGACTTATTGTACTGATCCTGGAGTGTTAGACAGTGATGGTGACGGCCTTAATGATGGTGACGAACTCAATCAAGGTTTTCTTATCAATGGCCAAAAGTTCACCACTAACCCTTGCTCCTCTGATACTGACAATGATGGTATTGATGATGCGTTTGAAATTAGCAATGGTATGAACCCTACATTAGCCGATGGCCATCTTATTGATGCTGAAGTTAATAAGCCAAACTGGGATAGGTATGTTGAATATATAAACCGCAGTGATGCATTTCAATCTGCCAGCGAGCAAACCGTGCCGGGAGTATTCGACGTCGAAGGTTCAAAAGGGTACGCCATTACAGGTTACTACCCGGCATCTCACCCAGTCACTATTATGTTTTGGTACAAACCCAATGAAAAACTTTTTGTTTACGATCAATCACTTTCTGGTGTGACGGATGTGAACAGTAGCTCATCACTAGCGTTGGGCCAAAGTATGTACGGTGTTATGTATAGGACTAAGAAGTATGGTGAGCAAGCTTATGACCATGACTTAGTTAATGAGCAGTGGAATCATATCGCATTGACTATTGGTGGTGAGTTCACAACGCTTTATGTCAATGGACAACAAGCACTGCTAAGTAAGAACACTCTAACGTCGATTGCTTATCCCTTTTTCTTAGGCGCGGCCAATTTTGAAGGATTAGCTAGGCGACATATGAATGGTAAATTGGATAACGTCATGAAGTGGCAACGTGAACTCACACGTGAAGAAGTCCGCCGTTTTATGATAACGTCGCCGAATCCTGAGTCAGACAGTACCCTAGAATGGTTGTATCGCTTTGACGACACTAAAAATGGTTGGGTCAAGAATGAAGTGACTAATTTGTACGATCTGAAGCTCGTTCATGGCGCAAAAATTTCAGCAGAGCGCCCTTTTGTTGATTTAGATAAGGATGGGTTGGATGACAAGTTAGAACTTGCAAGCTGTTTAGATGAAACCCAAGCTGACACAGACGGTGATGGTCTATTGGATGGTCAAGAATATGGGGTCAATTCCCAATATTTAACAATTACAGACCCCTGTTTATGGGACAGTGATAGGGATAATATTCCGGATGATTTTGAGTTAGAACAAAACAGTGATCCGCTTCAGAGTAACGCAGGGAAAAGTTCTGTAAATCATCCCAATTTGAGCCTTTGGGAAGCGTATGCCCAGCATCAAGTTGAACAGTTGTCACAAGACGACATCATTGAATCCTCACGTTCTTTGCAGTTAACGGATAACAATGGGTACGCAATTACCAATCACTTCTCGTTGTCACATGACATGACGTTGATGTTTTGGGTTAAGTATCAGCCAAGTAAAGAGCAAAGATCAGGAAACATGGATACTCATAAACTTGGTTTTTCATACGATAAAGTAAAATATGGTGACGAGCGCAGCACATCATATACTGCCACAAAACTTAATTCGGATGAATGGGCACATTTAGCTCTCGTCTTGTCAAATCAAGGAAAAGCAAAATTATACTTTAACGGGCAACTCGTAGATGAAAAATACCCATCGCGCGCAGACTTACCGAATGTGTGGGCCACCTACCTTGGGGCCGTTAATGATGTAGGCTTCTCTAAAGAACATATGAAGGGGTTACTTGATAATGTTGGTATTTGGGAGCGGTCATTAAACGCAACTGAAATTTACCAGTATATGTTTACTGCGCCCAAAGCTTCGGATAGCAATCTTGCTGCATGGTATGACTTTACTCACTCCCAAGGTGATTGGGTGAAAAATAAAGCAACAGGACGATACGATCTCAAATTAACGCAAGGCGCTTACTTAGTTGCTGAGCCAACAGACGAAGATACTGACGGCGATGGCCTTGTTAACCGATTAGAGTTAGCTTTTTGTACTGATGGGTTAACGGCTGATAGCGACGGTGATGGCGTTAATGATGGTGATGAACTCTCAGTGGGCAAACCATTCATTTTGATTACTAACCCTTGCGATCCTGACAGTGATAATGATGGTTTGACGGATGACTTTGAACGTTCTCACGGTAGTGATGGCTTGATTACTGATGCTAATTTTGACAGCAATGGCAACGGTATTTCCAACTGGGATGAATATCGAAAGATACAAACAGAGCAATTGCCTGAAACAGTGGTCGAATTTGGCGCCTTGTCGGCGAGTAAAGGTTATGCAATTACGTCTTTCTTCCCAGAAAACGGTGATTCAACCTTAATGTATTGGTTTAAATCAACCAGTGAAGAATCACAGTTATCCGGTGTAAGTGAAACTGCCGACCAGCATTATTACGTTGGAATTCAGTATGCGCAGAAGAAGTTCGCATGGGGTGAAGACAAATCGAGTGGTTATTCTTTTAGAGAGGCGGAATACTCGACGGATGATTGGAACCACATCGCGTTAGTCGTAAATGATGATCATATTCAACTATACCTCAATGGACAATTAACAAAAGAAACAATACGTTCTTGGTCGACGATTTCTGCTCCCTTCGAACATGCACTTTGGTTGGGCGCTTTGAATAAGTCGGGAATGGCTTCTGATTTTTACACTGGCCTTATTGATAACGTGCAGATATGGGACAGAGCCTTGTCTGAACCAGAACTCCACCGCTTCATGGCGCTGCATCCTAAGGAGCATATCGAGGGTTTAATCGCGTCTTATGACTTTTCGTCTGTGAAAGGAGAATGGGTAAAAAATCACGCCAATGATCAATTCGACCTAAAGTTGGTCGATGATATTGAGCTTGAAAGTCATCAAGTCAATGACACTGACTTAGATACTATCCCGGATTACGTTGAAGCGAAAATGTGTGTTGATGCCACAACAAACGATACCGATCACGATGGATTATCCGATCGACAAGAATTAGAAATACTTGTCTCTGCATGCGATCCAGATATAGATGGGGATAGCATGTTCGATGGGTTTGAGCTTGAAGAAGGGAGCGCTTTGCGTGTTAGGGATGGCAACAAAGATAGCAATAGTGATGGTATCACCAATTGGTACTCATTTACTGATTGGTACAAAGCAGTAAAGTTGGCTCAAGGAGAGCAAGGTATATCTATATCGAGTGGTGTACTGCAATTGGATGGTGACAAAAATAGCCACGTTATAACGGGGGTTTATCCTAATTCTGAAGACAAAACATTAATGTTTGATATCAAGTTTAACCAACTTAAGGGGCTACTACAGTACGTTGGTTCTGATGACAATAATAAACATCGTTTTTACATTGGTTTAAATAAAAACGGTGATTTGAGTTACGGCGTTGGTGATGAAAGTCGAAATAATAGTGCTAGTTTAAATAGTGAACAATGGTATCACTTTACTCTTCGATACCAAGCCCCTAACGCTCAAGCATATATTGATGGTCAGTTAGTCGGGACCTTATCGAATATTCGTTTTAGCGGGCAGAGTACGGAGCCTATTACATTTGGGGGGGCTTATCCTGTAAATGCTCAGATTGACAACGTGCAACTCTGGAACCGAGCGCTTACGGATGAAGAATTAATAAATCGTAGGTCGAAGGTGTCGAGTGGACCTGAGTCGTCACTTGCTATGCACTACGATTTCGAATTCAGATTGGGTCCTTTGATAATGAACAAAGCTACCAATAAGTTAGATGCGTTACTCTCGGCAGAAAGCCTTCTAATTGAAACTCCGTTAAACCCATAA
- a CDS encoding RHS repeat protein, with protein MLLAIFVALAIVLLALLQSCAPAVEPPTGPLGPNSSYEQGQGQGQAQKGGESGDDCHSSRGAPIWHFDFNNLNLVVQDTPIWFDSAYGPNIEFTLTYNALGKENTNNSVGSRWSHSYSDYITQPNESNSLVLFAGTGRVDEYQQIGTNYVLNSQSLLSGEATLLPRLSVEDGVIKATYVDGSYKTFTHVESGDYRLSSTVDQSGNALKFAYQDDQLTSVTNALDQSLTFSYNQAKQIVSVKGPTGYQAHFNYNQKGELISLEDMQGYSADITYDEMGIISSITDAKGQTQFIVELGNADSNRVDEYPAPGDPMGMSSRVTAINPLGYKEEFFYNSETGKAWYISPEHYINYVDVNVNNDQPDVPKTVYDYQRFSKGYSRVQQVTRPDGTWTRFEYDQNRNLSKTVYSDGNSVKYRNNSFGKVVEFTDTLNNSTIYVYDDRQNLIKAVTPTGEKGFEYSQNNLLIGATNLNGVKTRYKYNDQGQLLQVTAADGNVVDFGYSSGRLDSIVSQGKALASYQYDELGRVTQVIDIHGNATQYRYDRINQLTHVSGEGNRDTEIVYGSCPRLVESETLPGGRTYQYQYNSAKQLVAVIDPMLGVTRLKRDAAGRTTALIDANQNKTEFEYSAVGQLTTKRYADGSALKIDYQQGYINSTTNARGVTKSFHYNENNQLTRVSYGDATPEVSYQYNSLGELVSVSDGQGLTQYSYFSDGKVESIDGPWDNDTIELGFDKLNRFSSLMLDGDNYGEYKYDALGRLKQVSALEQVFELTYDDSPDNVSADLTYPNGIKQVLSFDNIGDLSKLEYRKGVNTIGKFVFGFDVAGKLTQLESNEPLLLERPQTQATYNSLNQISSWDGDSSAFVYDADGNLVQGLLPGETPFEADYDAENRLTAIRFEKSGTQIEERFEYGHDHFLRVYQRFESNIKTLEKRFVRLGLIELQERDSENNVLANNIWRPDRKGGVAGLLMRQQSQQNIYYMTNHLGHVYGVFDQAGERLSQRGYSPYGQISGDGFTLQPFGMSTKRSDFESGLVYFGYRFYMPNLGRWLNRDPLQEQGGINLYAYVNGDPLGYVDPDGRSPMAVGAVAGGLLAGPPGAVVGGVVGATAGVALCVLTDLCDWNESGESEFPAPGKPGEDDGFIPPKKPPKNCDPSGRVKNPNGSGKGWEDHIGEVWVPTGGKADHGGDHWDVQTPKQPGQRRGRYRNVYPGGKVRK; from the coding sequence ATGCTTTTGGCAATTTTTGTCGCGCTTGCAATCGTATTGTTAGCGTTACTGCAGTCGTGTGCGCCTGCTGTTGAACCACCTACAGGCCCTTTAGGGCCAAATAGTTCATACGAACAAGGTCAAGGTCAAGGTCAAGCTCAAAAAGGGGGGGAATCAGGAGATGATTGCCATTCTTCGAGAGGAGCACCAATATGGCACTTTGACTTCAATAATCTCAACCTCGTTGTTCAAGATACGCCAATCTGGTTTGATTCGGCGTATGGACCTAATATTGAATTCACATTAACTTACAATGCGCTTGGAAAAGAAAATACAAATAATTCGGTTGGTTCTCGATGGTCCCATAGTTACAGTGACTATATAACCCAACCGAATGAATCTAATTCGCTAGTTCTGTTTGCGGGAACAGGACGCGTCGATGAATACCAACAAATTGGTACTAACTATGTTTTAAATTCACAATCGCTTCTGTCAGGAGAAGCGACTTTGCTGCCTCGGTTGAGTGTTGAAGATGGCGTGATTAAGGCGACTTACGTTGACGGCAGTTACAAAACGTTCACTCACGTGGAAAGTGGCGATTACCGATTAAGTTCCACGGTCGATCAAAGCGGTAACGCACTTAAGTTTGCTTACCAAGACGACCAGTTGACGAGTGTGACTAACGCATTAGATCAATCTCTGACTTTTAGTTATAACCAGGCCAAGCAAATTGTCTCGGTGAAAGGCCCGACGGGGTATCAAGCTCATTTCAACTATAACCAGAAAGGTGAATTAATCTCGCTTGAGGACATGCAAGGGTACTCCGCAGATATCACTTATGATGAGATGGGGATAATCTCGTCAATCACTGATGCTAAGGGACAAACCCAATTTATTGTTGAGCTAGGCAACGCTGATTCAAATCGGGTAGATGAATATCCAGCACCTGGTGACCCAATGGGAATGAGTAGCCGAGTGACTGCGATAAATCCGCTGGGTTATAAAGAGGAGTTTTTCTACAACTCAGAAACAGGCAAAGCGTGGTACATCTCACCAGAGCACTACATCAATTACGTGGATGTTAATGTTAACAATGACCAACCCGACGTTCCTAAAACTGTCTATGACTATCAGCGGTTCTCCAAAGGTTATTCTCGTGTTCAACAGGTTACTAGACCGGATGGTACATGGACTCGTTTCGAATACGATCAAAATCGTAATCTATCCAAAACTGTTTATTCAGATGGTAATTCCGTAAAGTATCGCAATAACTCGTTTGGTAAAGTTGTGGAGTTTACTGATACGCTCAATAACAGCACGATCTATGTTTACGATGATCGTCAAAACTTAATTAAAGCTGTCACGCCGACAGGCGAAAAGGGTTTTGAATACAGCCAAAATAACTTACTGATTGGTGCTACTAATTTAAACGGTGTTAAAACTCGCTATAAATACAACGACCAAGGGCAGTTATTACAAGTAACGGCTGCTGACGGTAACGTTGTCGACTTTGGTTATTCATCTGGGCGACTCGACTCGATTGTTAGTCAGGGTAAGGCGCTGGCGTCATATCAATATGATGAGCTAGGGCGCGTAACACAAGTTATTGATATACATGGTAACGCCACGCAGTATCGTTATGACCGAATTAACCAACTCACTCATGTCAGCGGAGAGGGAAATCGTGATACTGAGATTGTTTATGGGAGTTGTCCTCGTCTTGTAGAGAGCGAAACCCTTCCGGGAGGTCGAACTTACCAATATCAATATAATTCAGCAAAGCAACTGGTAGCGGTTATTGACCCTATGTTGGGCGTTACACGGTTAAAACGAGATGCGGCAGGACGCACTACGGCTTTAATTGACGCCAATCAAAATAAAACAGAATTTGAATATAGCGCCGTGGGTCAGCTTACAACGAAGCGTTACGCAGATGGCAGCGCGCTAAAAATTGATTACCAGCAAGGTTATATCAACAGCACCACTAATGCTCGAGGCGTTACAAAGTCTTTTCATTACAATGAAAATAACCAACTGACTCGTGTAAGTTATGGCGACGCTACACCAGAAGTTTCCTATCAATATAATTCGTTAGGAGAGCTGGTATCAGTCTCTGATGGCCAAGGTCTGACACAATATTCTTATTTCTCGGACGGTAAAGTTGAGAGCATTGATGGCCCTTGGGACAACGATACCATTGAACTTGGGTTTGATAAGCTGAATCGATTCTCTTCATTGATGTTGGATGGAGATAACTACGGTGAGTACAAGTACGACGCTCTGGGTCGACTAAAGCAAGTTTCGGCACTGGAACAGGTCTTTGAACTCACCTACGATGATTCGCCTGATAATGTTTCGGCTGACTTAACTTACCCCAATGGCATCAAGCAAGTGTTGAGCTTTGACAATATTGGCGATCTCTCCAAGCTCGAATACCGAAAAGGCGTGAATACAATCGGCAAGTTTGTTTTCGGTTTTGACGTTGCAGGTAAACTCACCCAATTAGAGTCTAACGAACCGCTCCTTCTAGAGCGCCCACAAACACAAGCCACGTACAATTCGCTTAACCAAATTTCCTCGTGGGATGGCGACAGTAGCGCTTTTGTTTATGATGCTGATGGAAACTTAGTACAAGGCTTATTGCCAGGTGAGACTCCTTTTGAAGCAGACTATGACGCTGAAAACAGACTGACCGCGATTCGTTTTGAGAAAAGTGGCACTCAGATTGAGGAACGATTTGAGTATGGTCACGATCATTTTCTAAGAGTGTATCAGCGTTTTGAAAGCAATATTAAAACCTTAGAGAAACGCTTTGTTCGCTTAGGCCTGATTGAGCTTCAAGAGCGTGACAGCGAGAACAACGTATTAGCAAACAATATATGGCGACCAGATAGAAAAGGCGGTGTCGCTGGGTTATTAATGCGTCAGCAGAGCCAGCAAAATATCTACTACATGACTAACCATCTTGGTCACGTCTATGGTGTGTTTGACCAGGCTGGCGAAAGACTCAGTCAGCGAGGTTATTCGCCTTACGGACAAATAAGTGGTGATGGTTTCACTCTACAGCCGTTTGGTATGTCGACCAAACGCTCAGATTTTGAAAGTGGATTAGTTTATTTTGGTTATCGCTTCTATATGCCAAACTTGGGCCGCTGGCTAAACCGCGACCCACTGCAAGAGCAAGGCGGGATTAACCTCTATGCGTATGTAAATGGTGACCCGTTAGGGTATGTAGATCCGGATGGGCGTTCACCTATGGCAGTTGGTGCAGTAGCTGGTGGGCTTTTAGCTGGTCCTCCTGGTGCAGTAGTCGGTGGTGTTGTAGGTGCGACTGCAGGAGTGGCACTATGCGTACTTACCGATCTCTGTGACTGGAATGAGTCTGGTGAAAGTGAGTTTCCTGCTCCTGGAAAGCCAGGAGAAGACGACGGCTTTATCCCTCCCAAGAAGCCTCCTAAAAACTGCGATCCTAGTGGACGGGTAAAAAACCCAAACGGGTCAGGGAAAGGTTGGGAAGATCATATAGGGGAGGTCTGGGTTCCTACAGGGGGAAAAGCTGACCATGGTGGAGACCATTGGGATGTGCAGACGCCCAAGCAACCGGGTCAAAGGCGCGGTCGATATCGTAATGTATACCCAGGAGGAAAAGTGAGAAAATGA
- a CDS encoding RHS repeat-associated core domain-containing protein, translated as MRQQSQQNIYYMTNHLGHVYGVFDQAGERLSQRGYSPYGQVSGDGFTLQPFGMSTKRSDFESGLVYFGYRFYMPNLGRWLNRDPLQEQGGINLYAYVDGDPLGYIDPDGRLAMVIPPPVLPIFPPTNTMTNASPENGWVDEREASVMYDYYKNSCGPKLPPSGDECQDYRNEAHQANMCAHLRAQWDEKFWPGRHTQAIKEAQRRAKKYNRLAEDCERAREVMECQ; from the coding sequence ATGCGTCAGCAGAGCCAGCAAAATATCTATTACATGACTAACCATCTCGGTCATGTCTATGGTGTGTTTGACCAAGCAGGCGAAAGACTCAGCCAACGAGGTTATTCGCCATACGGGCAAGTAAGTGGTGATGGTTTCACTCTACAGCCGTTTGGTATGTCGACCAAACGCTCAGATTTTGAAAGTGGATTAGTTTATTTTGGTTATCGCTTCTATATGCCAAACTTGGGCCGCTGGCTAAACCGCGACCCACTGCAAGAGCAAGGCGGGATTAACCTCTATGCGTATGTGGATGGTGATCCATTAGGTTATATTGATCCGGATGGGCGTTTAGCGATGGTTATTCCTCCACCGGTTTTGCCGATATTTCCGCCAACAAACACAATGACGAATGCTAGTCCGGAAAATGGTTGGGTAGATGAACGCGAAGCAAGTGTAATGTATGACTATTATAAAAATTCCTGTGGTCCCAAACTTCCTCCTTCTGGTGATGAGTGCCAAGATTACAGAAATGAGGCACACCAAGCTAATATGTGTGCCCACCTTAGAGCGCAGTGGGATGAAAAATTTTGGCCAGGAAGACACACACAAGCTATCAAAGAAGCTCAGAGAAGGGCGAAAAAGTATAATAGGTTAGCAGAAGACTGTGAACGAGCTAGAGAAGTTATGGAATGTCAATGA